From one bacterium genomic stretch:
- a CDS encoding M23 family metallopeptidase, which translates to MQIKILKRDIGTILMAFLFVLVFGICFSFDFIKIIPLCEAPTLAEANIHSLETVSPDSLLKSENTSSVPSMFSPTERDTDGKRQPALNLSLDQGTLSEDWNSSSRQIMFWTLECGTEELSLKPGTVLIDSFRLPRPDDDLEEIDMALLAQEYGKYSKGESSSREELLSSIRGQKEKERPSFQPSPWPTYGWISSPFGYRTSPFTGRIAFHKGIDIAARLGTPIYAVSQGVVTFSGRRGEYGNLIIIQHAFGFSTLYGHNSINVVKSGDRVECGQLIGYIGNTGRSTAPHLHYEIIKDGRCLNPRKYLLAKLF; encoded by the coding sequence GTGCAGATTAAGATACTGAAAAGGGATATCGGAACGATTTTGATGGCTTTTTTATTTGTTCTTGTCTTTGGTATTTGCTTCTCCTTTGATTTTATTAAGATAATTCCGCTGTGTGAAGCCCCGACTCTGGCCGAGGCGAATATCCATTCTCTTGAGACTGTGTCTCCCGATTCGCTTCTCAAAAGCGAGAATACATCATCAGTACCATCCATGTTTTCACCAACGGAAAGAGATACGGACGGGAAGAGGCAGCCAGCCCTTAACCTTAGCCTTGATCAGGGAACATTATCTGAGGATTGGAATTCCTCCTCCCGACAGATCATGTTCTGGACCCTGGAATGCGGCACCGAGGAATTATCTCTCAAACCCGGCACGGTATTGATTGATTCATTTCGCCTGCCCAGGCCGGATGATGATCTCGAAGAGATCGACATGGCGCTGCTTGCCCAGGAATACGGCAAGTATAGCAAGGGAGAATCCAGCAGCCGGGAGGAGCTTCTGAGCTCGATCAGAGGCCAAAAGGAAAAGGAGCGGCCGTCCTTTCAGCCATCTCCCTGGCCTACCTACGGCTGGATCAGCTCTCCCTTCGGGTATCGGACATCCCCTTTTACCGGGAGAATAGCCTTTCATAAGGGAATCGATATCGCTGCCCGCCTGGGAACCCCGATTTATGCTGTCAGCCAGGGAGTTGTTACCTTCAGCGGCCGCAGAGGAGAATATGGCAATCTGATTATTATCCAGCATGCTTTCGGTTTTTCCACTCTCTATGGACATAATTCGATAAATGTTGTAAAATCAGGCGATAGGGTTGAGTGTGGCCAGCTTATAGGTTATATTGGAAATACGGGGAGAAGCACTGCACCGCATTTGCATTATGAAATCATCAAGGATGGCCGGTGCCTTAACCCGAGAAAATACCTTTTGGCTAAGCTTTTTTAA
- the dcd gene encoding dCTP deaminase, translating to MVKDGVLTDKDIKELISSGIKIVDPLEEDFIQSASIDLRLGDALYKYDMQDYPLGEEIGDDKIKKESFKEHSLKNGNTTYIGLYERVDIPENMIGLIMPRSSITRLGISIAPIYINPGYEGQMPLTISNLSGRDITLRPMTRVVQLILFYLSGTPERTYGDLTGAKYLNEKISPSKLYMDKEIEKIIDTVMERETPVLFNLVKEKIKNE from the coding sequence ATGGTTAAAGATGGAGTTTTAACAGACAAGGATATTAAAGAATTAATATCGTCTGGAATAAAAATTGTTGACCCACTAGAAGAAGATTTTATACAGTCAGCCTCTATAGATCTTCGGTTAGGGGATGCTCTTTATAAGTACGATATGCAAGACTATCCTTTAGGGGAAGAGATAGGTGATGACAAGATAAAAAAAGAGAGTTTTAAAGAGCATTCATTAAAAAACGGTAATACTACTTACATAGGGCTATATGAAAGAGTAGATATCCCTGAAAATATGATAGGTCTTATTATGCCAAGAAGCAGTATTACGAGACTGGGTATTTCTATCGCCCCGATTTATATCAATCCAGGGTATGAGGGGCAAATGCCGCTAACAATATCCAATCTAAGTGGCAGGGATATTACACTGAGACCTATGACAAGGGTAGTGCAACTTATTTTGTTCTATTTATCCGGGACCCCAGAGAGAACCTATGGCGATCTTACTGGTGCTAAATATCTCAATGAAAAAATTTCCCCATCGAAACTATACATGGACAAGGAAATTGAAAAAATAATAGATACAGTAATGGAACGAGAAACTCCTGTTCTTTTTAATTTAGTAAAAGAAAAGATCAAAAATGAATAA
- a CDS encoding GEGP motif-containing diheme protein: MMKKAVFMGILMVVSFSVSLSFSAYHHMGEKDSGRFLSIYPDKAGTKLDHCALCHSGGQYEKKGNKVNLGSCQWCHYSYGYDGSGNILTTINAYGKAYHDAGRNAAAVKAIENIDSDGDGFTNKEEIEASRFPGDAGDDPTKKVAPFRVYSKAQLEAMPQHTQFLLMNTSRQGDFYAEYTGVPMETLLNDAGILDSATGIKAYAPDGWSNYHPLDPDPDPELYHIRGVYPPASFQYDSQADTALGGWCDYSAPSCAGRNHNDPIFVKGGLKAILAVKRDGAYLTPGILTKQNTLDGEGPFRLVVPQKTATPPDQSSTSKNQNVIWPYENTWDHNAGSCSRSVTIIKVEPLPPGTTDIDILEAGWNYVDQEKIIIYGAIKDTASPAACSGDLNADGSISPQDALIAFRCYLGLVPCPECADVNGDGTVTPVDALCLFHKYLGQPSCFD; this comes from the coding sequence ATGATGAAAAAGGCAGTATTCATGGGTATCCTGATGGTTGTAAGCTTCTCTGTTTCTCTTTCCTTTTCGGCTTATCACCACATGGGGGAGAAGGATTCAGGCAGGTTTTTGAGCATTTATCCTGATAAGGCAGGGACAAAACTCGATCACTGCGCCCTGTGCCACAGCGGCGGGCAATATGAAAAAAAAGGCAATAAGGTCAACCTGGGCAGTTGTCAGTGGTGCCACTATTCCTATGGATATGATGGAAGCGGTAATATTCTCACTACCATAAATGCCTATGGGAAGGCCTACCATGACGCTGGCCGGAATGCCGCTGCCGTGAAGGCAATTGAAAATATCGATTCGGATGGGGATGGATTCACGAATAAAGAGGAGATCGAGGCCAGCCGGTTTCCGGGCGATGCCGGTGACGATCCGACGAAAAAGGTCGCTCCCTTTCGGGTTTACAGCAAAGCCCAATTGGAGGCCATGCCGCAGCACACCCAGTTCCTGCTGATGAACACTTCACGGCAGGGGGATTTCTATGCCGAATACACCGGTGTTCCGATGGAGACTTTACTGAACGATGCCGGTATTCTGGATTCGGCAACCGGAATCAAAGCCTATGCGCCGGATGGATGGTCCAATTACCATCCTCTTGACCCTGATCCTGACCCGGAGCTTTATCATATCAGGGGTGTCTATCCCCCCGCATCCTTTCAGTATGATTCTCAGGCGGATACGGCTTTGGGCGGCTGGTGTGATTACAGTGCCCCATCCTGTGCTGGCCGGAATCATAACGACCCCATCTTTGTCAAAGGGGGGCTCAAGGCAATTCTGGCTGTCAAACGTGACGGCGCGTATTTGACGCCGGGCATCCTTACCAAGCAAAATACACTGGATGGAGAAGGCCCTTTCCGGCTGGTCGTCCCGCAGAAAACGGCAACTCCTCCGGATCAGTCTTCGACCTCGAAGAATCAGAATGTAATCTGGCCGTATGAAAATACCTGGGACCATAACGCCGGTTCCTGCTCCCGGTCAGTGACTATTATCAAAGTAGAGCCCCTGCCGCCAGGCACTACGGACATTGATATCCTGGAAGCCGGCTGGAACTATGTGGATCAGGAAAAAATCATCATCTATGGAGCTATCAAGGATACCGCATCTCCAGCCGCCTGTAGCGGAGACTTGAATGCAGATGGAAGCATCTCGCCGCAGGATGCCCTGATCGCCTTCAGGTGCTATTTGGGGTTGGTGCCCTGCCCTGAGTGCGCTGATGTCAACGGAGATGGCACGGTTACGCCGGTTGATGCGCTGTGCCTGTTTCATAAATATTTAGGACAGCCTTCCTGTTTTGATTAA